One Psychrobacillus glaciei genomic region harbors:
- a CDS encoding aminotransferase class I/II-fold pyridoxal phosphate-dependent enzyme, with product MIIEPSKKMSIFEPAIFGDLKAAAAAKKAAGFDLYDLSLGSPDLPPDEKVRKILSEQSYSVTTYGYTLSGTKRFCEAVADYYKRRTSVTIDPQTEIVQTMGSQEGLVHLPFAFCNEGDYVLTTNPGYVAYDAGIKLAGAVPYYMNLLEENNFLPDLNAIPDEVAYKAKLMILNLPGNPVPAMPDATFFEKVVAFANKYNVIILHDAAYSEFYFTGDSPSSFLATPGALEVGMEINSLSKSFSLAGTRIAYIVGNAEMISIMKQLKSNLDFGIFGPIQEAGITALNNAEEITDRLRKVFAERHRVLSQGLESIGWTVTPSTGGMFVWAKYPYDMHDIDFVFEVIDQTGVVMVPGTVFGSAGARFVRVALVQDIEILKKAVEQLKKLKIKVPSPI from the coding sequence TTGATTATCGAACCATCTAAAAAAATGTCTATATTTGAACCAGCTATTTTCGGTGATTTAAAAGCAGCAGCCGCAGCTAAAAAGGCAGCAGGTTTTGACCTATATGATTTAAGTTTAGGTAGCCCCGATCTGCCGCCCGACGAAAAAGTTAGAAAGATTTTATCGGAGCAAAGCTACTCAGTAACTACATATGGCTACACATTAAGTGGCACAAAACGTTTTTGCGAAGCAGTAGCTGATTATTATAAACGGCGTACTAGTGTTACCATAGACCCTCAAACAGAAATTGTACAAACGATGGGATCTCAAGAAGGACTTGTTCATCTTCCATTTGCCTTTTGTAATGAAGGAGATTATGTGTTAACGACCAATCCTGGATATGTCGCGTACGATGCTGGCATTAAACTAGCTGGGGCAGTTCCATACTATATGAATCTATTAGAAGAAAATAATTTTTTACCTGATTTAAATGCAATCCCAGATGAAGTGGCTTATAAAGCAAAACTAATGATTTTGAACTTACCAGGAAACCCTGTTCCTGCTATGCCAGATGCAACTTTTTTTGAAAAAGTCGTGGCATTCGCAAATAAATATAATGTTATTATTCTACATGATGCAGCTTATTCCGAATTCTACTTTACTGGCGATTCTCCAAGTAGTTTCCTAGCTACACCTGGAGCATTAGAAGTTGGAATGGAGATCAATTCTTTATCCAAAAGTTTTAGTCTTGCAGGTACACGGATTGCTTATATCGTAGGAAATGCGGAAATGATAAGTATAATGAAGCAGCTTAAATCGAATCTAGATTTTGGTATTTTCGGACCTATCCAAGAAGCAGGAATTACTGCATTAAATAATGCGGAAGAAATTACAGATCGTTTACGAAAAGTTTTTGCGGAGCGACATAGAGTATTATCGCAAGGATTGGAAAGTATCGGTTGGACAGTCACACCTTCTACAGGTGGTATGTTTGTATGGGCAAAGTATCCATATGACATGCATGATATAGATTTTGTCTTTGAAGTAATCGACCAAACAGGTGTCGTCATGGTACCAGGTACTGTGTTTGGTTCAGCAGGAGCTAGATTTGTTCGAGTTGCTCTAGTGCAAGATATAGAGATTCTAAAAAAAGCAGTTGAGCAGTTGAAAAAGTTAAAAATTAAAGTCCCTTCGCCAATTTGA
- a CDS encoding MATE family efflux transporter — MAISKKKDLGEKLSLYHLTWPIFLEVFLFMLMGIADTFMLSALSDDAVSGVGAANQYIHIAILILEVVGNGAAIVVSQYLGSKRYIEASKISGLAVTLNLGVGIVLSIGFILFSKSIMISMNLQADVLAYAYKYLSIVGGAIFLQAIINALAAIIRVHGYTKQTMFVSLGMNIIHVFGNYVLIFGKFGFPELGVQGAAISSVVSRFVALLIFFWLLYQVMEYRVKVHYYFTISKEYIRKILKIGLPSAFEQILYQGCQIVFLYYATYLGAESLAARQYAVNISMFTYLFAIAIGMGTAIIVGRFVGANEKDEAYKSVWFSVKWALLFTLVMVTVVTIFRYPLMGLFTSNEQIIKIGASVLILSLFLETGRTMNIVIINSLRAAGDASFPVVIGAFSMVMMSLPLGYFFVFVLDLGLPGIWLAIAADEWTRATIMYFRWRTRRWERFALVHPQENEKRTSKN; from the coding sequence ATGGCAATTAGTAAGAAAAAGGATCTAGGAGAAAAGTTAAGTTTATATCATTTGACTTGGCCTATTTTTCTAGAAGTATTTTTGTTTATGTTAATGGGTATTGCAGATACCTTTATGCTTAGTGCATTGTCAGATGATGCTGTATCAGGTGTTGGAGCAGCAAATCAGTATATTCATATAGCTATATTAATATTAGAAGTGGTTGGAAACGGAGCAGCGATTGTTGTTTCGCAGTATTTAGGATCAAAGCGATACATAGAAGCGTCTAAAATTTCTGGATTAGCTGTGACATTAAATTTAGGAGTTGGAATTGTACTAAGTATAGGATTTATATTGTTTTCTAAAAGTATTATGATTTCGATGAACTTACAGGCAGATGTATTGGCCTATGCATATAAATACTTGTCGATTGTTGGCGGAGCGATCTTCCTGCAAGCAATAATTAATGCTTTAGCAGCTATTATTCGAGTACATGGATATACAAAACAGACGATGTTTGTTTCATTAGGAATGAATATAATTCATGTTTTTGGAAACTATGTATTGATATTTGGGAAGTTTGGTTTCCCAGAATTAGGGGTTCAAGGAGCAGCGATATCATCCGTAGTTAGTCGATTTGTTGCATTGCTTATTTTCTTCTGGTTGTTATATCAAGTAATGGAGTATCGTGTGAAAGTGCATTACTATTTCACAATTTCAAAAGAGTACATTCGTAAGATTTTAAAAATTGGCTTGCCATCTGCATTTGAACAGATTTTATACCAAGGCTGCCAAATTGTATTTTTGTATTATGCGACATATTTAGGTGCAGAATCCTTAGCAGCTAGACAATATGCGGTAAATATATCGATGTTCACTTATTTATTTGCCATTGCGATTGGTATGGGAACGGCAATCATTGTCGGTAGATTTGTGGGGGCCAATGAAAAAGACGAAGCGTATAAGTCAGTTTGGTTTAGTGTAAAGTGGGCACTACTTTTCACATTAGTCATGGTTACGGTTGTAACAATATTTCGATATCCACTGATGGGGCTGTTTACAAGTAATGAGCAAATCATAAAGATTGGAGCGTCTGTATTAATACTAAGTCTGTTTCTTGAAACCGGGCGTACAATGAATATAGTTATTATTAACTCATTGCGAGCTGCAGGAGATGCAAGCTTTCCAGTTGTGATTGGCGCTTTTTCTATGGTTATGATGAGTTTGCCACTAGGTTACTTTTTTGTATTTGTATTAGATTTGGGACTTCCCGGAATTTGGTTAGCAATCGCCGCTGACGAATGGACAAGAGCAACAATTATGTATTTCAGATGGAGAACTAGAAGATGGGAGAGATTCGCTCTCGTGCATCCTCAGGAGAATGAAAAAAGAACAAGTAAAAATTAG
- a CDS encoding DMT family transporter, which produces MNGAAMLKMTLSMAIFGSIGFFTGKTGIPAAELVFVRCICATLFLGLCWFISGQHKVEAWCKREVIQTMICGIFLVLNWVFLFKAFEEMSITVAISIYNLAPIFVLILGSLFLKEKMTMTSLLAIVVCFLGSILIIGVQNFTSLTDFFGSGFVWALLSALCYAMTMLLGKGINGLSAYAMTFLQTTIGILMLFPFMNFNVFHGLSISNWLYILGTGLIHTGFVYYLFFDSLRKLSTLVISALVFVDPVVAILLDTIILDFRPSILQSIGILLIFGGIIYTLVKPNKQLVVFE; this is translated from the coding sequence ATGAATGGAGCAGCAATGCTGAAAATGACTTTATCGATGGCTATTTTCGGTTCTATCGGTTTTTTTACAGGAAAGACAGGAATTCCTGCGGCAGAATTAGTTTTTGTTCGTTGTATTTGCGCTACTCTTTTTTTAGGCTTATGTTGGTTTATCTCAGGTCAACATAAAGTGGAAGCTTGGTGTAAGCGTGAAGTTATACAAACGATGATATGCGGAATCTTTTTAGTGTTAAATTGGGTGTTTTTATTTAAAGCTTTTGAAGAGATGTCGATTACCGTTGCCATTTCTATTTATAACTTAGCTCCTATATTTGTGTTGATATTAGGAAGCTTATTTTTAAAAGAGAAGATGACAATGACATCATTGCTTGCAATTGTAGTGTGCTTTCTCGGAAGTATACTCATTATCGGTGTTCAGAACTTCACTTCTCTCACGGATTTCTTTGGTTCAGGTTTTGTATGGGCACTTCTATCGGCTTTGTGCTATGCCATGACAATGCTGCTTGGGAAAGGCATTAATGGCTTAAGTGCGTATGCCATGACATTTTTACAGACGACGATTGGCATTTTGATGTTATTTCCATTTATGAACTTTAATGTGTTTCATGGTTTAAGTATATCCAATTGGCTTTACATATTAGGAACTGGATTGATACATACCGGGTTCGTTTATTATTTATTTTTTGATAGTCTTCGCAAGTTATCAACCCTTGTCATATCAGCTCTAGTTTTTGTGGATCCCGTAGTTGCAATATTACTTGATACAATTATATTAGATTTCCGTCCTTCTATTTTACAATCAATCGGTATCCTGCTTATTTTTGGAGGTATTATTTACACCTTAGTAAAACCGAATAAGCAATTGGTTGTTTTTGAATAA
- a CDS encoding tubby C-terminal domain-like protein: protein MHIYTYTQPNSIDITPLISVYNHEGVASVEFQRYYSNKLKKFVDKLMDYRYFLRYNVYNTNKELIFTCKKVSKKGRVYYEASDLVQQHTYIVAYDKWKELIPDLMITDGNLQIKLHKEMEGWSRYTHNNKEIARWKAELKEEFSIQLEIEEDSPIQNEAFFIAISQCALFVGG from the coding sequence GTGCACATATATACGTATACCCAACCTAACTCAATAGACATAACACCCCTGATCTCTGTTTATAATCATGAAGGGGTAGCTTCTGTTGAATTCCAAAGATATTATTCCAATAAATTAAAGAAATTCGTCGATAAGCTAATGGATTATCGCTATTTTTTACGTTATAACGTATATAACACAAATAAAGAGCTCATTTTCACATGTAAGAAAGTTTCAAAAAAAGGTAGAGTCTATTATGAAGCAAGTGATCTTGTGCAACAACATACATACATTGTTGCCTACGATAAATGGAAAGAACTCATTCCAGATCTCATGATTACAGACGGCAACTTGCAAATCAAATTGCATAAGGAAATGGAAGGTTGGTCCAGATATACACATAACAACAAAGAAATTGCTCGTTGGAAAGCAGAACTAAAAGAGGAATTTTCAATTCAGTTAGAAATAGAAGAGGACTCTCCGATTCAAAACGAGGCATTCTTTATTGCCATTAGTCAATGCGCATTGTTTGTAGGGGGATAA
- a CDS encoding NAD-dependent epimerase/dehydratase family protein, with product MTRKQRIMITGANGFTGLHACQYFKKAGYDVTAVSRVFPMNLTDERIHMEQCDLTNKNQVKNLISKVKPEQLLHLAGQNNVQDSWNEPITSLEANAMSTAYIIDSIRQENLPCKIVIVGSALQLDLGMYSSFQHPYSLSKTIQVLVAQSWESLYGMDIVIAKPSNLIGPGDSTGVCSILAKKVAEMELHGSQRVLTVNNLFVQRDFIDVRDAVRAYEKLFEIGKSGVIYDITSGQLRSLKEITVALQNLSIVDFKIQTLKNTQENIEVTTSKKLLDAGWSPLISFEKSLEDILNYQRKSLL from the coding sequence ATGACAAGAAAACAAAGAATAATGATAACTGGAGCCAATGGTTTTACTGGTTTACACGCATGCCAATACTTCAAAAAGGCAGGATACGATGTTACCGCTGTTTCAAGAGTCTTCCCGATGAACCTAACAGACGAAAGAATTCATATGGAACAATGTGATCTGACGAATAAAAATCAAGTGAAGAACTTGATAAGTAAGGTAAAACCTGAACAATTACTTCATCTTGCTGGGCAAAATAATGTGCAAGATTCTTGGAATGAACCAATCACATCATTAGAAGCGAATGCAATGTCCACTGCTTATATAATCGACTCAATAAGACAAGAAAACTTACCTTGTAAAATAGTAATTGTCGGTTCGGCTCTCCAATTAGATTTAGGTATGTACTCTTCGTTCCAACATCCTTATAGCTTAAGTAAAACAATTCAAGTTTTAGTTGCGCAATCATGGGAATCACTTTATGGAATGGATATAGTAATTGCAAAACCGTCCAATTTAATAGGACCTGGAGATTCTACAGGAGTATGCTCCATACTTGCAAAGAAAGTTGCCGAGATGGAATTGCATGGTTCACAAAGAGTACTCACGGTAAACAACTTATTTGTCCAAAGAGACTTTATTGACGTGAGAGATGCTGTGCGTGCATATGAAAAACTATTCGAGATTGGAAAATCGGGAGTAATTTATGATATTACATCTGGTCAGCTAAGAAGCCTAAAAGAGATAACAGTAGCATTACAAAACTTATCAATAGTAGATTTTAAGATCCAAACTTTGAAGAATACTCAAGAAAATATAGAGGTTACTACATCTAAAAAGCTTTTAGATGCTGGATGGTCGCCCCTAATATCGTTTGAAAAATCACTGGAAGATATTTTAAACTATCAAAGAAAAAGCCTCCTGTAG
- a CDS encoding NAD-dependent epimerase/dehydratase family protein, with product MKVIVSGGAGFIGSHLVDALISKGMEVHILDNLVSGQKEYVNPQAHMYVVDIGSEEARKIIMEVRPDAVFHLAAQADVGKSVLYPRYDADINIIGTINMLEACHKAKVKKFIFASTSAVYGNLNRELLSEDEVTIPASYYGLSKLTAESYIRLFYELYRQPYTILRYANVYGPRQMAKGEGGVVAVFFDRIKKGGSINVHGDGKQTRDFIYVKDIVSANLAALTYGNQETIQISTSQKTSINEILSLISDIHGISVARGFTAAREGDIKHSCLCNKKAQHHLNWKPIYNIEDGLKETYAFNIKAESNVNEAKSND from the coding sequence ATGAAAGTAATCGTTTCAGGTGGAGCAGGCTTTATTGGTTCTCACCTTGTTGATGCACTTATTTCAAAAGGAATGGAGGTTCATATTCTAGATAATTTAGTTTCAGGGCAGAAAGAATATGTAAATCCGCAGGCTCATATGTATGTAGTGGATATAGGTAGTGAAGAAGCAAGAAAGATTATTATGGAAGTTCGACCAGACGCGGTCTTCCATTTAGCGGCGCAAGCGGATGTAGGGAAATCCGTCCTTTATCCAAGGTATGATGCAGATATAAATATTATTGGCACTATAAATATGTTAGAAGCATGTCATAAAGCGAAGGTAAAGAAATTCATATTTGCAAGTACTTCTGCCGTATATGGCAATCTAAACAGAGAACTTCTCTCAGAAGATGAGGTAACGATTCCAGCTTCCTACTATGGGTTGTCAAAGTTGACTGCAGAGTCATACATAAGGCTTTTTTATGAGCTTTATCGACAACCTTATACTATTTTGCGGTATGCAAACGTATACGGACCAAGGCAAATGGCAAAAGGCGAGGGAGGTGTTGTGGCTGTCTTTTTTGATCGTATTAAAAAGGGTGGAAGTATCAATGTTCATGGGGATGGAAAACAAACAAGAGATTTCATTTACGTAAAGGATATTGTTTCAGCTAATCTTGCTGCATTAACTTACGGTAATCAAGAAACTATACAAATTAGCACTTCGCAAAAAACTTCGATTAATGAAATTTTATCCCTCATTTCAGACATTCATGGGATTAGTGTAGCGAGAGGTTTCACAGCAGCCAGAGAAGGAGATATTAAACACAGCTGTCTTTGCAATAAAAAAGCACAACATCATTTAAATTGGAAGCCAATTTATAACATAGAGGATGGATTAAAGGAGACATATGCTTTTAATATAAAAGCTGAGAGTAACGTAAACGAGGCAAAATCCAATGACTAG
- a CDS encoding glycosyltransferase family 4 protein, giving the protein MKILLATYWSIPHLGGVWSYMSQLKNKLEMLGHEVDVLGYDEDNLNVHMVNQNKKLEREKLLPLLQAKLNKENYPEIYENKLIEYTEFHRYVFELGAAYFGLDKYDLIHTQDVISTACINRVRPSNVALVATLHGSIAKEIQHQLDTIHKSGNSYMAKSYYEELERNGATAAEITVVANNWLKEILVNDFNVPNDQLKILHYGFDTEGFKKNMMTKSLILPPQNKKVIIYTGRLTELKGVRYLLVALGKLKKVRQDWVCWIVGSGDEEEKLRIISRDLGLEDYVHFLGKRDDVPSLLGKSDIFVLPTLLENQPLSLIEAQIAGKACIVSDVGGLPEMVEHKVTGMLTPPANSDLLYRNLLLLLNNEYLLKKLGSNARKWGMTHWSIDRGIEKLWEVYEEAILIRKNGEQSGQID; this is encoded by the coding sequence TTGAAAATATTGTTAGCCACATATTGGTCTATTCCTCATTTAGGTGGAGTATGGAGCTATATGAGTCAGTTAAAAAATAAGTTAGAAATGCTTGGTCACGAAGTAGATGTGCTCGGATATGATGAGGACAACCTGAATGTGCATATGGTCAATCAGAATAAGAAACTTGAGCGAGAAAAATTGCTGCCTTTGCTCCAAGCCAAATTGAATAAGGAAAATTATCCTGAAATTTATGAGAACAAATTAATTGAATATACGGAGTTTCACCGATATGTTTTTGAATTAGGAGCGGCATACTTTGGGTTAGATAAATATGACCTAATTCATACACAAGATGTTATTTCAACCGCTTGTATTAATCGAGTACGTCCAAGCAATGTTGCATTAGTAGCTACTTTACATGGATCCATTGCAAAAGAGATACAACACCAATTGGATACTATTCATAAATCAGGAAATTCTTATATGGCAAAATCTTATTATGAAGAATTAGAAAGAAATGGAGCAACAGCAGCGGAGATTACAGTTGTAGCCAATAATTGGTTAAAAGAAATTTTAGTAAATGATTTTAATGTGCCTAATGATCAATTAAAAATTCTTCATTACGGATTTGACACAGAGGGTTTTAAAAAAAATATGATGACAAAATCACTTATCTTACCTCCACAAAATAAAAAAGTTATTATTTATACAGGTAGACTCACCGAATTAAAAGGGGTCCGATATCTATTAGTAGCGCTGGGTAAGCTAAAAAAAGTACGACAAGACTGGGTGTGTTGGATTGTTGGGTCAGGTGATGAGGAAGAAAAACTACGAATTATTAGTAGAGATTTAGGCTTAGAAGATTATGTTCATTTCTTGGGGAAAAGGGACGATGTACCTTCTCTATTGGGAAAATCAGATATATTCGTGTTACCAACTTTGTTAGAAAACCAACCATTATCCCTTATAGAAGCTCAAATAGCAGGCAAGGCGTGTATAGTTAGCGACGTAGGTGGGCTTCCTGAAATGGTTGAGCATAAAGTGACAGGCATGCTAACTCCTCCTGCAAATTCAGATTTATTATATAGAAATTTGTTATTATTATTGAATAATGAATATCTTCTTAAAAAATTAGGATCCAATGCAAGAAAATGGGGAATGACACACTGGTCTATTGATCGAGGGATAGAAAAATTATGGGAAGTCTATGAAGAAGCCATTTTGATTAGGAAGAATGGTGAGCAAAGTGGCCAAATTGATTAA